A window from Acidobacteriota bacterium encodes these proteins:
- the cofH gene encoding 5-amino-6-(D-ribitylamino)uracil--L-tyrosine 4-hydroxyphenyl transferase CofH, with protein sequence MNRFVTAVHLRPAEQVHVLWATTRRREGTTVVEVSALDAASWTATVEAKLGAVATSVDGVEPLAWVVEPQQALSLAQQGVPGWRITVIDTGIRADVVEAVARTQAAFLRGGRSHATELAQITALPGTVARVSVFVDDVHEALGAVGSGAEDLVLRGWTSAMVGELRDSLGGRLVERAVYPPGVSVEDLRSHLDADRFAAALELVDASGAARPKDEWAPGKNMAAPVPERRFSAQWGDEAWRSVSGESASRDLAVDLGGILDRAIEGTAPTQTEVVRLFSARGDEVDAIAGVADVLRKRVNGDVVTYVVNRNINYTNQCYFKCGFCAFSKGPRSLELRGDPYLMTIPQVVERAVEAHRRGATEVCLQGGIHPDFTGDFYIALLESIKEHIPEMHCHGFTPLEVWQGADTLGVSVKEFLQRLRNAGLGSLPGTAAEILDDRIREYLCPDKIRTGQWAEVMVTAHGLGLRSTATMMFGHIDDAASWAEHFEVLRTIQRSTGGFTEFVPLPFVHMGAPIYLRGRSRPGPTWDETVLVHSVARIAFHGLIDNIQASWVKLGLDAGVRLLSAGCNDLGGTLMGETISHAAGAAHGTEMAPEDFVSAIEAAGRTPRQRTTLYEEFVSRVGWSSGSAGGRRSTSGSMSDSP encoded by the coding sequence ATGAACCGCTTCGTGACCGCTGTCCATTTGCGCCCCGCTGAGCAGGTCCATGTGCTTTGGGCCACCACCCGCAGACGTGAGGGCACGACTGTTGTTGAGGTTTCGGCGTTGGACGCGGCGTCGTGGACCGCAACCGTTGAGGCGAAGCTGGGGGCGGTGGCGACCAGTGTCGATGGTGTCGAACCGCTTGCCTGGGTTGTGGAACCGCAACAGGCGTTGTCTTTGGCGCAACAGGGCGTCCCTGGCTGGCGTATCACGGTGATCGACACTGGCATCCGTGCCGATGTGGTGGAGGCTGTGGCCCGTACTCAAGCAGCGTTTCTTCGCGGCGGGCGATCGCATGCGACCGAGCTGGCTCAGATCACGGCCCTCCCCGGTACGGTGGCCCGAGTTTCGGTGTTTGTCGATGACGTACACGAAGCACTTGGCGCGGTTGGCTCGGGCGCAGAGGATCTTGTATTGCGCGGATGGACGTCCGCCATGGTTGGTGAGTTGCGTGATTCCTTGGGTGGGCGTCTTGTTGAGCGTGCGGTGTATCCGCCCGGCGTGTCGGTCGAGGATCTGCGTTCGCACCTCGACGCCGACAGGTTCGCGGCAGCACTTGAACTTGTTGATGCGAGCGGGGCTGCGAGACCGAAGGACGAGTGGGCTCCAGGAAAGAACATGGCTGCGCCAGTTCCAGAGCGGCGATTTTCCGCCCAGTGGGGTGATGAGGCGTGGAGGTCGGTGAGCGGCGAGTCGGCGTCCCGAGATCTCGCCGTGGACCTTGGTGGCATCCTTGATCGCGCCATCGAGGGCACCGCCCCGACCCAGACGGAAGTCGTCCGACTGTTCTCCGCGCGAGGCGATGAAGTTGATGCGATCGCCGGCGTAGCGGACGTCCTACGCAAGCGAGTGAACGGCGATGTTGTTACCTACGTTGTCAATCGAAACATCAACTACACGAACCAGTGTTACTTCAAGTGCGGGTTCTGCGCGTTTTCTAAAGGACCCCGGTCGCTAGAACTACGCGGCGACCCGTATCTCATGACAATTCCGCAAGTGGTCGAACGCGCCGTCGAAGCACATCGCCGCGGAGCGACAGAAGTCTGCCTGCAAGGCGGCATACATCCAGACTTTACCGGAGACTTCTATATCGCTCTGCTCGAGTCGATCAAGGAACATATTCCTGAAATGCACTGCCACGGGTTCACGCCGCTGGAGGTGTGGCAAGGCGCCGACACGCTCGGGGTGTCGGTGAAGGAATTCCTGCAGCGTTTGCGAAACGCTGGTCTAGGATCCCTTCCGGGCACGGCTGCGGAGATTCTCGACGACCGTATTCGCGAGTACTTGTGTCCCGACAAAATAAGGACGGGGCAGTGGGCAGAAGTCATGGTGACCGCCCACGGCCTTGGTTTGCGGTCCACCGCAACGATGATGTTTGGACACATCGACGACGCCGCGTCGTGGGCTGAGCACTTTGAGGTGCTCCGGACCATTCAGCGGTCGACCGGTGGGTTCACCGAGTTCGTCCCGCTGCCGTTTGTGCACATGGGTGCCCCGATCTACTTGCGAGGTAGGAGTCGACCCGGACCAACCTGGGATGAGACGGTTCTGGTGCACTCTGTTGCCCGGATTGCTTTTCACGGATTGATCGACAACATCCAAGCGTCGTGGGTGAAACTTGGGCTCGATGCCGGAGTTCGTCTGCTGTCAGCAGGTTGCAACGACCTCGGTGGAACATTGATGGGCGAGACCATTTCGCATGCAGCAGGAGCAGCGCACGGGACCGAGATGGCTCCAGAGGACTTTGTGTCGGCGATTGAGGCGGCGGGGCGGACTCCGCGCCAACGCACGACGCTTTACGAGGAGTTCGTCAGCAGAGTTGGCTGGAGCAGTGGCTCGGCCGGCGGCCGCCGAAGCACCAGCGGCTCGATGTCCGATTCGCCGTGA
- the rpsP gene encoding 30S ribosomal protein S16 — translation MAVKIRLTRLGKKKQPVYRVVVMDSRKARDGKYIEQIGRYAPLDNPSLIEIDNEKALKWLKDGAQPTDRVRKLLEISGAWTEFRIARGDIHTVDSGPASQSKNEAEPEAKVETEPEPASEEPAAATETAVETDTPDTETSDAESEGDA, via the coding sequence ATGGCAGTAAAGATCCGTCTCACCCGCTTGGGTAAGAAAAAGCAGCCGGTCTACCGCGTCGTCGTAATGGATTCACGCAAAGCGCGCGATGGCAAGTACATCGAGCAGATCGGTCGTTACGCACCGCTTGACAATCCGTCTTTGATAGAAATAGACAACGAGAAGGCCCTGAAGTGGCTCAAGGACGGAGCCCAGCCCACCGACCGGGTGCGCAAGCTTCTTGAGATTTCAGGCGCGTGGACCGAGTTCAGAATCGCGAGGGGCGATATACACACAGTCGACTCTGGTCCCGCATCCCAATCCAAGAACGAAGCTGAGCCGGAAGCCAAGGTGGAGACTGAGCCGGAACCGGCATCAGAGGAGCCTGCAGCTGCGACTGAAACCGCCGTTGAGACTGACACACCAGACACTGAAACCTCGGATGCCGAAAGCGAAGGTGACGCATGA
- the ffh gene encoding signal recognition particle protein: MFENLTSRFGDVFTALRSKGRLSESDIDATLRQVRLALLEADVNVAVVKTFLARVKVRALGNEVAKSLTPGQQIIKIVHEELITTLGGETAELLRPTTPPLVILMVGLQGSGKTTSAAKLAAMLKSKGRRPLLVAADLQRPAAIDQLEMLGRQCGVPVFADRNGKPARLVKAALKQARADSNNVVIIDTAGRLQIDTELMKELNAVHKVARPHEVLLVVDAMTGQEAVNVATGFMEYTELTGLLLTKIDGDARGGAAISAREVTGVPIKFVGTGEGINDLDTFHPDRMASRILGMGDVMSLIEKAEATIDPDTADRTLRKLRKGSFDLEDFLEQFQQLKKMGPLQSLVSMLPGAGQALRDVEIDDKDLSRVEAIIRSMTPAERHNPRIINGSRKRRIAQGSGTRPQDVNRLLKQFSESQKMMKALVSGNSPIPGLSLPGGRRGNKR, encoded by the coding sequence ATGTTTGAGAACCTCACCAGCCGTTTCGGAGATGTGTTCACCGCGTTGCGGAGCAAGGGCAGACTGTCCGAATCCGACATTGATGCAACCTTGCGCCAGGTACGTCTGGCGCTGTTGGAAGCCGATGTAAACGTCGCAGTTGTCAAGACATTCCTGGCGCGCGTCAAGGTACGTGCATTAGGCAACGAGGTCGCCAAGAGTCTCACCCCCGGTCAGCAGATCATCAAGATCGTGCATGAAGAGCTGATTACGACCCTGGGTGGCGAGACCGCTGAACTCCTTCGTCCGACGACTCCGCCGCTGGTCATCCTCATGGTTGGTCTGCAGGGATCGGGCAAAACTACTTCGGCCGCCAAACTCGCTGCCATGCTCAAGTCAAAAGGTCGGCGCCCGCTCTTGGTTGCGGCCGATTTACAACGTCCCGCGGCAATAGACCAGCTTGAGATGCTCGGCAGGCAGTGCGGGGTTCCGGTGTTTGCCGATCGCAACGGGAAGCCCGCGCGGCTTGTCAAGGCAGCCCTGAAACAGGCCCGCGCCGACTCGAACAACGTTGTCATCATCGACACGGCAGGCAGATTGCAGATCGATACCGAGCTGATGAAAGAGCTCAACGCGGTGCATAAAGTCGCCCGGCCGCACGAGGTGCTGCTGGTCGTCGACGCTATGACCGGCCAGGAAGCCGTCAACGTGGCGACCGGGTTTATGGAGTACACCGAACTCACCGGTCTCCTGCTTACGAAGATTGATGGTGACGCCCGCGGCGGTGCAGCGATTTCAGCCCGTGAAGTTACCGGTGTCCCGATCAAGTTCGTCGGTACCGGCGAGGGCATCAACGATCTGGACACGTTTCATCCGGACCGCATGGCGTCGCGGATTCTCGGGATGGGCGACGTCATGTCATTGATCGAGAAGGCCGAGGCCACGATCGACCCGGACACTGCTGATAGAACATTGAGGAAGCTCCGCAAGGGGTCGTTCGATCTTGAGGACTTCCTCGAGCAATTCCAGCAGCTCAAGAAAATGGGCCCGCTGCAATCGCTGGTTAGTATGTTGCCCGGCGCCGGGCAGGCGCTACGCGATGTTGAGATCGACGACAAGGATCTCAGCCGGGTCGAAGCGATTATCCGCTCGATGACGCCGGCCGAGCGGCACAACCCTAGAATTATCAACGGGAGCCGTAAACGCCGAATCGCACAGGGTTCGGGGACAAGACCTCAGGACGTCAACCGGCTCTTGAAACAGTTCTCAGAATCTCAAAAGATGATGAAGGCGCTCGTCAGCGGCAATAGCCCCATCCCGGGCTTGTCGCTGCCGGGTGGCCGTCGCGGAAACAAAAGGTAA
- the upp gene encoding uracil phosphoribosyltransferase: protein MVNLTVIDHPLTRHSLSVLRDKNTNSEQFRAAAKRLTFTLLMEATRSAPMTETAIETPMEATVGYELGDVVAVAVLRAGLGMLDAVLEMIPKVKVGFAGVQRDEDTALPQEYYNKLPNLANAHVLILEPMLATGGSLSWAVDKVKESGASNITAMCVVTAPDGVRAMYERHPDVRIVAASFDRELNDRAYILPGLGDMGDRLFGTV, encoded by the coding sequence ATTGTGAACCTCACCGTTATTGACCATCCGCTCACCCGCCACTCACTCTCAGTGCTCCGCGACAAGAACACCAATTCAGAACAATTCCGCGCGGCAGCGAAGCGTCTGACATTCACGTTGCTGATGGAGGCAACGCGCTCTGCCCCAATGACCGAAACCGCGATCGAGACACCGATGGAGGCGACCGTCGGCTACGAGCTTGGTGATGTCGTTGCAGTTGCGGTCCTACGTGCGGGCCTTGGGATGCTCGACGCGGTGCTCGAAATGATTCCCAAGGTCAAGGTGGGTTTCGCGGGCGTGCAGCGTGACGAGGATACCGCGCTCCCCCAGGAGTACTACAACAAGCTGCCCAATCTCGCCAACGCACACGTGCTGATTTTGGAACCGATGCTGGCAACCGGCGGTTCACTGTCCTGGGCCGTTGACAAAGTAAAGGAATCTGGCGCGAGCAACATCACTGCCATGTGTGTCGTGACCGCGCCCGATGGGGTGCGAGCAATGTACGAGCGCCATCCTGACGTCCGCATCGTCGCTGCATCGTTCGACCGAGAACTTAACGACCGCGCATACATTCTCCCTGGGCTCGGCGACATGGGCGACCGGCTATTCGGAACTGTGTGA
- a CDS encoding KH domain-containing protein, whose protein sequence is MTEGKIVEAVVSYITKQIVDDAETVEVVVASDGPDAVVAEVRTAKSDMGRVIGRRGRVARAIRSVARAAGDEEGLAVQVEFLD, encoded by the coding sequence ATGACCGAAGGAAAAATCGTAGAGGCTGTGGTGAGCTACATCACAAAACAAATCGTGGACGATGCTGAAACCGTCGAGGTGGTAGTCGCCTCCGATGGACCAGACGCTGTCGTCGCCGAGGTCCGCACCGCCAAGTCGGACATGGGCCGAGTCATCGGACGTCGCGGCCGTGTAGCCAGGGCCATTCGGTCGGTCGCCCGTGCTGCCGGTGATGAAGAGGGTCTTGCAGTCCAGGTCGAGTTCCTCGACTGA
- the rimM gene encoding 16S rRNA processing protein RimM yields MSDEPAWRKVGYIQRAHGIRGAVTIVSISDDPTRFVVGAVLRTDETPPREIAVVSSRPHKSGYLVTFAEFDSRDAAEAAKGLSLFVPATDRRTLDEDEYWPEDLAGLVVVTVTGDEIGVIESVLVGTAQDRLRVRLHSGAHAEIPFVSALVPVVDLAAGRVEVDLPVGLIGDGAIVDLPD; encoded by the coding sequence ATGTCCGACGAGCCAGCCTGGAGAAAGGTTGGGTACATCCAACGTGCCCACGGCATCCGGGGTGCTGTCACCATTGTATCAATCAGCGACGATCCAACGCGGTTCGTCGTAGGTGCCGTTCTGCGGACCGACGAAACGCCCCCACGAGAAATTGCGGTGGTGTCGTCGCGGCCCCACAAGAGTGGGTATCTCGTCACATTTGCAGAGTTTGACTCACGCGACGCTGCCGAAGCCGCCAAGGGACTGTCGCTGTTCGTTCCGGCAACGGACCGCCGGACGTTGGACGAGGACGAATACTGGCCCGAGGATCTCGCCGGCCTGGTCGTTGTCACCGTGACCGGAGACGAAATTGGCGTCATTGAATCGGTCTTGGTCGGGACCGCCCAGGATCGTCTCCGTGTGCGGCTGCACAGCGGTGCACATGCGGAGATTCCATTTGTCTCAGCACTGGTTCCCGTCGTCGATCTTGCCGCTGGGAGAGTCGAAGTGGATCTTCCAGTCGGGTTGATCGGTGACGGCGCAATCGTGGATCTACCGGACTAA
- the cofG gene encoding 7,8-didemethyl-8-hydroxy-5-deazariboflavin synthase CofG — translation MPKFPRPDRALAIDILNGVESADLLLAEARRLRDEGFGRVITYSRKVFIPLTTLCQDVCTYCTFAKPPGAGGQYLEPEDVIAIARAGQSHGCTEALFTLGDRPEARWLQAKVWLQDHGHESTLEYVAQMCEAVVSETSLFPHANPGLLSFDDFVALRPSNPSMGMMLENISPRLMEPGMPHHNCPDKDPVLRVATISAAGVAKVPFTTGILVGIGENNEEIVDSLFALADLQARHGHIQEVIIQNFRAKNDTLMRLAPEPDIPFFARVVALARWIMGPEMSVQVPPNLTEDFSVYLDAGINDWGGVSPLTIDWVNPEAPWPHVEKLSAVTSRGGFELRARLPVYPRYQNETWVDRALLNRVLDAADDDGLVGRNSLRVGASA, via the coding sequence ATGCCGAAATTTCCCCGTCCCGATCGAGCGCTTGCGATCGACATTCTGAACGGTGTCGAGAGTGCAGATCTGCTGCTTGCCGAGGCTCGCCGCCTCCGCGACGAGGGTTTCGGTCGGGTCATAACCTATTCGCGTAAGGTGTTCATCCCGCTCACGACGTTGTGCCAGGACGTGTGCACCTACTGCACCTTTGCCAAACCCCCGGGGGCCGGCGGCCAGTACCTTGAGCCCGAGGATGTCATCGCAATCGCTCGGGCCGGCCAATCACACGGTTGTACCGAGGCGTTGTTCACGCTCGGAGATCGGCCGGAGGCGAGGTGGCTGCAAGCGAAGGTCTGGCTGCAAGATCACGGTCACGAATCGACGCTTGAGTACGTCGCCCAAATGTGTGAGGCTGTCGTGTCGGAGACGTCGCTGTTCCCACATGCCAATCCTGGCCTGCTGAGTTTTGATGACTTCGTTGCACTGCGTCCTTCGAATCCCTCCATGGGGATGATGTTGGAAAATATCTCACCGCGTCTGATGGAACCGGGTATGCCTCACCACAACTGCCCGGACAAGGATCCCGTCTTGCGGGTGGCGACAATTTCGGCCGCGGGCGTTGCCAAGGTGCCCTTTACGACCGGGATCCTTGTAGGGATTGGGGAGAACAACGAGGAGATAGTCGATTCTCTGTTCGCGCTGGCCGATCTGCAAGCCCGGCACGGGCATATCCAGGAGGTCATCATTCAGAACTTCCGTGCCAAGAACGACACGTTGATGCGGTTGGCCCCCGAACCTGACATCCCGTTTTTTGCACGAGTCGTGGCACTAGCGCGCTGGATCATGGGTCCAGAGATGAGCGTCCAAGTGCCGCCAAACCTCACTGAGGACTTTTCGGTCTACCTCGACGCCGGTATCAACGACTGGGGCGGGGTTTCTCCGCTGACGATTGACTGGGTGAACCCCGAGGCACCCTGGCCGCATGTAGAGAAACTCAGTGCAGTCACGTCGCGTGGTGGATTCGAGTTGCGGGCACGATTGCCGGTGTACCCACGGTATCAAAACGAAACGTGGGTTGACCGGGCACTTCTTAACCGAGTCTTGGACGCGGCTGACGACGACGGACTCGTGGGCCGCAACTCACTGAGGGTAGGAGCATCCGCATGA